One stretch of Planococcus sp. PAMC 21323 DNA includes these proteins:
- a CDS encoding aldehyde dehydrogenase family protein produces MSQLRNYHFGSIIEGKELDKQEHKEIAIHNPYNAEVIGKILYANSQDVESAVTSAHRVYTKTMKKMPIQRRTEILRKTADLLESETEQFARLLTLEGGRPIKVSRLDVAHAAQVLRFASLATKSIYGERSSINQVAGKNHFGIVKRVSLGVIAISVPVNYPLALFLYKLAPAIAAGNTIVLNPTESTAFSTGLLYRLFEKAGMPKGVINIVIGPHQSLLGNLINHPKVKLLIATKSWGRKKHHQTEKKLLEFKTKNPTIIFNEADLEFAITTIVNEGLLHTDLSIMSAQHVFVQKGVYEKFLGELIKKVQALKVGDPLDDTIDIGPMRTIAAAEKANAWVENMIDNGANVLIGGGHHHSMMEPTIIIDVEADKTENHVISLAPIIHIIPFQTKQDVLSYMNEPESLLHAGVFTRNSKRTTRKEEVNLAIKEMTAVKMIGNNLL; encoded by the coding sequence ATGTCCCAACTTAGAAACTATCATTTCGGCTCGATCATTGAAGGCAAAGAACTAGATAAACAAGAGCATAAAGAAATCGCAATCCACAATCCATACAATGCTGAAGTGATTGGGAAAATTTTATACGCTAACTCTCAAGATGTAGAAAGCGCAGTTACGAGTGCACATCGCGTTTATACGAAAACGATGAAGAAAATGCCGATACAAAGGCGGACTGAAATTCTACGGAAAACGGCGGACTTACTCGAAAGTGAAACAGAACAATTTGCACGTCTGTTAACTTTAGAAGGAGGCAGGCCTATTAAAGTTAGTCGGCTAGATGTAGCCCATGCTGCTCAAGTGCTACGCTTTGCATCACTCGCAACAAAATCAATTTATGGAGAGCGAAGTTCAATAAACCAAGTGGCTGGAAAAAATCACTTCGGTATAGTAAAACGGGTATCACTGGGTGTAATAGCTATCAGTGTACCTGTTAACTATCCACTAGCATTATTTCTATATAAACTAGCGCCGGCAATTGCAGCAGGTAACACGATTGTCTTGAATCCAACTGAGTCAACGGCCTTTTCAACAGGGTTACTTTATCGCCTGTTTGAAAAAGCAGGTATGCCAAAAGGAGTTATTAACATAGTCATAGGTCCCCATCAAAGTTTACTAGGAAATTTAATAAACCATCCAAAAGTAAAACTTTTGATAGCTACTAAAAGTTGGGGGAGAAAGAAACATCATCAAACCGAGAAAAAATTATTAGAGTTCAAAACGAAGAATCCTACAATTATCTTTAATGAAGCTGATTTGGAGTTTGCGATTACCACAATTGTGAATGAGGGGTTACTTCATACAGACCTCTCGATTATGTCTGCTCAGCATGTTTTCGTGCAAAAAGGAGTTTATGAAAAGTTTTTGGGAGAGCTCATAAAAAAAGTACAAGCACTTAAAGTCGGAGATCCATTAGATGACACTATAGATATTGGACCAATGAGAACGATAGCAGCTGCAGAAAAAGCAAATGCGTGGGTAGAAAATATGATTGATAATGGAGCTAATGTATTGATTGGCGGTGGCCATCACCATTCAATGATGGAACCGACGATAATTATTGATGTAGAAGCAGACAAGACAGAAAATCATGTCATTTCACTTGCCCCAATTATTCATATTATACCTTTTCAAACAAAACAAGACGTACTTTCTTATATGAATGAGCCCGAATCTCTTTTGCATGCAGGTGTTTTTACAAGAAATAGCAAAAGAACGACACGTAAAGAAGAAGTCAATTTAGCCATCAAAGAAATGACCGCAGTAAAAATGATTGGCAATAATCTCTTATAA
- a CDS encoding VOC family protein, which translates to MIKKLFPYLNFEGTGREAAHFYTEVLSGKLVGMMTFGDANDGDMEGMPDSAKDLVMNAQIDLKNGDMLMISDVVPGLGMPEFKQGNNITVTLFFDNVEEGRTVFNKLAEEGNIVMELQETFWTPLYGSLTDKFGIDWQISVEVEQN; encoded by the coding sequence ATGATTAAAAAGTTATTTCCTTATTTAAACTTTGAAGGAACTGGCAGAGAAGCGGCCCATTTTTATACGGAAGTGTTAAGTGGAAAGTTAGTAGGCATGATGACGTTCGGTGATGCAAATGATGGGGATATGGAAGGCATGCCAGATAGCGCAAAAGATTTGGTCATGAATGCTCAAATTGATTTAAAAAATGGAGACATGTTGATGATTTCGGATGTCGTACCCGGTCTTGGTATGCCAGAATTTAAACAAGGAAACAATATAACCGTTACCTTGTTTTTTGATAATGTTGAAGAAGGACGAACTGTTTTCAATAAATTGGCTGAAGAGGGTAACATCGTAATGGAGTTACAGGAAACTTTTTGGACACCATTATATGGAAGCCTAACCGATAAATTTGGCATCGACTGGCAAATTTCAGTCGAAGTTGAACAAAACTAA
- a CDS encoding YitT family protein, whose protein sequence is MNKWMRLVIIFISSIVLGVAFNMFLLPHEILAGGVTGIAMMLGLVTPLNAGVWMIVLNIPILVVGWMKLGKNFIANSLFSVVVTSISMLYIPVVKITEDALLSTVFGGVIAGAAMGVIIRYYSSTGGFDVIGLLLSMKRDIPLGALVFILNSAVVFVSGFVFSWELAMYTMASIYISGLVIDRVHTRHIKLSLMVVTTQGDAVKKELLDNLYRGITVVDGEGAYSATKVKVLYSVIGRHELAFVRPLIKNIDPNAFVSISETMEVMGNFRKDDNFMKNPMLKNSSVS, encoded by the coding sequence ATGAATAAATGGATGAGATTAGTAATTATTTTTATTTCCTCAATCGTTCTTGGGGTTGCGTTTAATATGTTCTTGCTACCGCATGAAATATTGGCAGGCGGTGTAACTGGTATTGCGATGATGCTCGGTTTAGTAACACCTTTAAATGCAGGGGTGTGGATGATTGTTTTAAATATCCCGATTCTCGTTGTGGGATGGATGAAACTCGGAAAGAATTTTATAGCGAATAGCTTGTTTTCGGTCGTTGTTACATCGATTTCAATGTTGTATATTCCTGTAGTGAAAATAACAGAGGATGCACTACTCTCTACTGTATTTGGTGGTGTTATTGCCGGAGCAGCCATGGGCGTTATTATTCGCTATTATAGTTCAACAGGTGGGTTTGATGTTATAGGATTATTGTTATCAATGAAACGTGATATCCCATTGGGTGCGCTTGTCTTTATTCTGAATAGTGCAGTCGTTTTTGTTTCTGGTTTCGTTTTCTCATGGGAACTGGCTATGTATACGATGGCTTCAATTTACATTTCAGGGCTCGTTATTGATCGTGTGCATACACGTCATATTAAGCTAAGCTTGATGGTTGTTACAACGCAAGGCGATGCTGTTAAAAAAGAGTTGCTTGATAATTTATACCGAGGCATTACTGTAGTTGATGGTGAAGGTGCTTATTCAGCGACCAAAGTAAAAGTATTATATAGCGTAATTGGTCGTCACGAGTTGGCATTTGTTCGCCCGCTCATCAAAAATATTGATCCAAACGCATTTGTTAGCATTAGTGAGACGATGGAAGTTATGGGGAATTTCCGGAAAGACGATAACTTCATGAAAAATCCAATGTTAAAAAACTCTTCAGTTTCCTAA
- a CDS encoding EAL domain-containing protein, with the protein MDPLDILENLSDVKPAFQPIVSAVKHTVIGYEVLGRFHFQNEWISLGNFFHDSDVPDEYKVVVDQHLLELAICQLLDSGNDRLLFINRNAKQLLINSGEDFLETLQKYEKKGFSMNRIVLEITEHDFDEDFDRLHHLLMYYKTYGIQIAVDHVGAKSSNIDRIRQLRPHILKVDTSLVRNAKPEAFQDVVQTLTVLARRIGAKLSYENIEDSYQLYFAWKNGGHYYQGFYLAKPAFELPAESFNPLAVREKITAFVQREKSMIQQRYAFTVSLEEKVKKRLSKWQGADTADQFIESLAEPFDKESFRLYVCNSDGQQVSSNYQKRQDHWVLESDHIGSYWAFRPYFLENVMQMKTWHKGILSDVYSDIETTKMIRTFSFPLSDEFYLFIDISNDFISEADYLLFQ; encoded by the coding sequence ATGGATCCACTAGATATTCTTGAAAATTTATCTGATGTTAAGCCGGCTTTTCAACCTATTGTTAGCGCAGTCAAACATACCGTAATTGGCTACGAAGTTTTGGGACGCTTCCATTTTCAAAATGAATGGATTAGTTTGGGTAATTTTTTTCATGACAGCGACGTACCTGATGAATACAAAGTGGTTGTCGATCAGCATCTTTTAGAGCTCGCTATTTGTCAATTGCTCGATTCTGGTAATGATAGGCTGTTATTTATCAACCGAAACGCTAAACAATTATTGATTAATAGTGGTGAAGATTTTTTAGAAACATTACAGAAATACGAAAAAAAAGGGTTTTCTATGAATCGGATTGTTTTAGAAATCACCGAACACGATTTCGATGAAGATTTTGATAGGCTCCATCATTTATTAATGTACTACAAAACCTATGGAATTCAGATTGCTGTTGACCATGTCGGAGCAAAGAGCTCTAACATTGACCGTATCCGCCAACTTCGTCCTCATATATTAAAAGTGGATACAAGTCTCGTTCGAAATGCCAAACCTGAGGCATTCCAAGACGTTGTTCAAACCTTAACCGTATTAGCACGACGGATTGGTGCAAAACTTTCTTATGAAAATATTGAAGATAGCTATCAATTGTATTTCGCATGGAAAAATGGCGGTCATTATTACCAAGGCTTTTATTTAGCAAAACCAGCTTTTGAACTTCCAGCCGAAAGTTTCAATCCGTTAGCTGTTAGAGAAAAAATCACGGCTTTTGTTCAGCGTGAGAAGTCTATGATCCAACAACGATACGCCTTCACAGTCAGCTTAGAAGAAAAAGTGAAAAAGCGCCTTTCTAAATGGCAAGGGGCTGATACTGCTGACCAATTCATTGAGTCCTTAGCTGAACCATTTGATAAAGAAAGCTTCCGGTTATACGTTTGCAATAGCGATGGACAGCAAGTGTCTTCAAATTACCAAAAGCGGCAAGACCATTGGGTTTTGGAATCAGATCATATTGGCTCCTACTGGGCGTTCCGACCGTACTTTTTGGAAAACGTCATGCAAATGAAAACATGGCATAAAGGAATTTTATCAGATGTATACTCTGATATTGAAACGACTAAAATGATTCGTACTTTTAGTTTCCCATTGTCCGATGAATTTTATTTGTTTATCGATATTAGCAACGATTTTATTTCAGAAGCTGATTACTTATTGTTTCAATAA